Proteins co-encoded in one bacterium genomic window:
- a CDS encoding RNA methyltransferase codes for MPLHIALVHHPTVDKRGNVAATSVTNLDIHDLSRIGRTYGADGIWIVHPYENMQRYVQKVFGHWKDGWGAAYNVTRKEALEDTYLATDLPELEERMEELYPGKEIVWVATSARKAVNTLSYQEMRDWLDDPDDERVFVLIFGTGWGLHPSVIQEMDYVLEPIYGPTEWNHLSVRAAAGIIIDRLLGLGRPRQSQG; via the coding sequence ATGCCCCTTCACATCGCACTCGTCCATCATCCCACCGTCGACAAACGCGGCAACGTCGCCGCGACTTCCGTCACGAACCTCGACATTCACGACCTGTCTCGCATCGGTCGCACCTACGGCGCGGATGGCATCTGGATCGTTCATCCTTACGAGAACATGCAGCGTTACGTGCAGAAAGTCTTCGGCCATTGGAAGGACGGGTGGGGCGCGGCGTATAACGTCACGCGCAAGGAAGCACTCGAGGACACTTACCTGGCGACGGACTTGCCGGAACTCGAAGAGCGCATGGAAGAGCTCTATCCCGGGAAAGAAATCGTCTGGGTCGCGACAAGCGCCCGTAAGGCTGTGAATACGCTGTCCTACCAGGAAATGCGTGACTGGCTGGACGATCCGGACGATGAGCGCGTGTTCGTGCTGATCTTCGGGACGGGCTGGGGATTGCACCCCTCCGTCATCCAGGAAATGGACTACGTTCTGGAGCCCATTTACGGCCCGACTGAGTGGAATCACCTTTCGGTTCGCGCTGCGGCGGGAATCATCATCGACCGTCTGCTCGGACTCGGCAGACCGCGCCAGTCTCAAGGATAG
- a CDS encoding DUF1844 domain-containing protein: MATPANPGEMKPAFITIVQLHQIQGMLHLGVIADPATGKPRPVDFGAAKYEIGLLRILRQKTQGNLDEEEERLLDQAIEALETALAEIAGPDAKSTRKRRIVLPGEEE; the protein is encoded by the coding sequence ATGGCAACTCCTGCAAACCCCGGCGAGATGAAACCTGCTTTCATCACCATTGTGCAACTCCACCAGATTCAAGGAATGCTGCACCTCGGGGTCATCGCCGATCCCGCCACGGGCAAGCCTCGGCCGGTCGACTTCGGTGCTGCGAAGTACGAAATCGGCCTCCTGCGCATCCTGCGACAGAAGACCCAGGGAAATCTGGACGAGGAAGAGGAACGCCTGTTGGACCAGGCCATCGAGGCGCTCGAGACTGCGCTCGCAGAAATCGCCGGCCCGGATGCCAAGTCCACCCGCAAGCGCCGGATCGTTCTGCCAGGCGAAGAAGAATAA